TCTTCTATATGTCCACCAATTTGTAGCCATTTATTTAGTTTCTTATGATGAATCAAAAGAACTTTTGTACGCTCTTTATTGACAATCCAAGCCGAACCTGTAATCTGTCCAATTAGATTAGAACGTAAGGCAAAATCATCATTCTCTTCTAAAAATTTAATTATCTGTTTTTGAAATTCTATTTCTTCATCAAATGAAGTTTGATGTTTTTTTATTAAATCTAAAATGGATTTTTTGTTCATAAACATATAAGAAAACCAGAGTTAAAACCCTGCTCAATTGGAAAAAAAAGTATTTGAAATTAATTGGTAACTGATTACTTACTAAAAACGGTCAAGTTCTCTTTTTGCATCTTTTGCTTTTAGGTCTTGGCGTTTATCATATAGTTTTTTACCTTTTGCAAGCGCAATTTCTATTTTTGCAAGCCCTCTATCATTAACATATACTTTTGTCGGAATGATTGTCAGACCAACATCTTGAGCATCATATTGAAGTTTTTTTAGTTCTTTTCGCTTCAAAAGTAATTTTCTATCTGCTTTTTCTTCGTGATTATGTACATTTCCCATATCGTATTGCGAAATATGTAGATTACGGAGAAACAATTCATTTCCAATAAACAAGCAAAAGGCATCACTTATCGTAACTTTTCCCATTCGGATAGATTTGATTTCTGTTCCCTGCAAAACTACTCCAGCTTGATAAATATCTATAAAATGATATTCATGGGAAGCCTTACGATTTTTGATACTGACTGACTTTTGTATTTCTTTCTTTTTACCTGACATATTTATTTGATTTAATTATTAGTGAGTATTTCTCTTCAACTTATTTTGACGACTATAAGTTCGCTTTATTTTTTACTTATGATTTAACAAAATTACAAATTTAAACACAGAGTTAATTTATTTTGCTCTTCTACATCTTTCACTACAATATTTTACATCCTCCCAAACTTTTTCCCATTTTTTTCTCCAAGTAAATGGTTTTTGACACACAAGACATATTTTTTGAGGTAAATCTGATTTTTTGATATGCTTACTCATCTGTATTGCTTTTATAAAAGATAACTGTTTTAGATTCTGTTTCAAAACAACTTGCTATTACTTTTTGTTCGCACTACGTATTTCTAAAAAATACACTATTTTTCAATTATCTTTTTTGCATCTATAATCTAAACTACTACAAAATGTTCTTCTCAAAAAATTATCTCTTTCTATCACTTATTGCTGTTTTTACAGGGATAGGTTCTTATTTTTTATTATTCAATGATTCTGAATCAGAAAATAAAGCATGTTGTGCT
This is a stretch of genomic DNA from Bernardetia sp. MNP-M8. It encodes these proteins:
- a CDS encoding DUF2256 domain-containing protein, whose protein sequence is MSKHIKKSDLPQKICLVCQKPFTWRKKWEKVWEDVKYCSERCRRAK
- the smpB gene encoding SsrA-binding protein SmpB, with amino-acid sequence MSGKKKEIQKSVSIKNRKASHEYHFIDIYQAGVVLQGTEIKSIRMGKVTISDAFCLFIGNELFLRNLHISQYDMGNVHNHEEKADRKLLLKRKELKKLQYDAQDVGLTIIPTKVYVNDRGLAKIEIALAKGKKLYDKRQDLKAKDAKRELDRF